The following are encoded in a window of Pontiella desulfatans genomic DNA:
- a CDS encoding heparinase II/III domain-containing protein: MMNRLVWCCFAMVVSGVAWGGEVPELDNPMSVEYLEANLRSGHPRLVFTPELVADLKAKTKTDPVLRNLYAAIKLNAEKIHGQPLLERKMVGRRLLGTSREMLYRINMLGVVYLVDGDPRTLGRINDELLAVCAFKDWNPKHFLDVAEMSLAVALALDWTDGNLPAETIKTAEAALLSKGLLADGKPQARIFQNDNNWNQVCNGGMIAASIALADTHPELAAETIRRAIDALPNALKEYMPDGVYPEGSTYWAYATSYSTVTAAMLESALGSDFGHLDYPGFKESAVFRALCNAPSGMYYNYADCGDGRNRNGDVALAWFAAKTGNKTFFEKERFLRAPEGMDKLARLDGAGMAWLCQYEERAEEAVPTAWKGEGANPIVIFRGAEGDPRQYYFGGKGGKATTSHGNMDAGSFVFELDGVRWVVDPGNQSYHALEQTGFNLWDRGQGSDRWTLLTKNNFGHSTITVNDELFVNEGFAPLVEFKDGDTPQAAFDLTAVHGKNLKGAKRTFVKEGPAALVIADSIEISETTKTVTWQLMTTAEVEVVDGGAVLRQAGKTLKVENMTHPQHSMSVVPLDPPPLELDRRIEGLKRLELRLPARAASQRLINLKVRLSAMD; the protein is encoded by the coding sequence CCCGATGTCGGTGGAATATTTGGAGGCGAACCTTCGCTCGGGGCATCCGCGGTTGGTTTTCACGCCGGAGCTTGTTGCCGACCTGAAAGCGAAAACAAAGACCGACCCGGTTTTGCGGAACCTGTATGCGGCCATCAAGCTGAACGCCGAAAAGATCCATGGCCAACCGTTGCTGGAGCGGAAGATGGTGGGCCGGCGTTTGCTGGGAACCTCGCGCGAAATGCTCTACCGAATCAATATGCTCGGGGTGGTCTACCTGGTCGATGGCGACCCGCGAACCCTGGGGCGGATCAATGACGAGCTGTTGGCGGTTTGTGCCTTCAAGGATTGGAACCCGAAACATTTCCTCGATGTGGCGGAAATGTCGCTGGCGGTGGCGCTGGCGCTGGACTGGACCGACGGCAACCTGCCGGCGGAAACCATCAAGACGGCGGAGGCGGCCTTGTTGAGTAAAGGTCTTCTGGCCGATGGAAAGCCGCAGGCGCGCATTTTTCAGAACGACAACAACTGGAACCAGGTGTGCAATGGCGGAATGATTGCCGCATCGATCGCCTTGGCGGACACGCATCCCGAACTGGCCGCGGAAACCATCCGAAGGGCAATCGATGCATTGCCCAACGCGCTCAAGGAATACATGCCGGATGGCGTCTATCCGGAAGGTTCAACCTATTGGGCGTATGCCACAAGCTATTCCACCGTGACGGCGGCCATGCTCGAAAGCGCGCTGGGCTCCGACTTTGGCCATCTCGACTATCCCGGCTTCAAGGAGAGCGCGGTCTTCCGCGCTTTGTGCAACGCGCCGTCGGGCATGTACTACAACTATGCCGACTGCGGTGATGGGCGTAACCGGAACGGGGATGTGGCCTTGGCCTGGTTCGCCGCCAAAACCGGCAACAAAACCTTTTTTGAAAAAGAGCGGTTCCTGCGAGCCCCGGAGGGGATGGACAAACTCGCGCGGTTGGATGGCGCGGGCATGGCCTGGCTTTGCCAGTATGAAGAGCGGGCCGAGGAAGCGGTGCCGACCGCCTGGAAGGGGGAGGGCGCGAACCCGATCGTGATCTTCAGGGGGGCGGAAGGCGATCCGCGTCAATACTACTTCGGTGGCAAGGGCGGCAAGGCCACCACCAGCCACGGCAACATGGATGCCGGCTCGTTCGTCTTCGAACTCGATGGCGTCCGCTGGGTGGTGGATCCCGGCAACCAAAGCTACCACGCATTGGAACAGACCGGTTTCAATCTGTGGGATCGCGGGCAGGGCAGCGATCGCTGGACACTACTGACCAAAAACAACTTTGGGCACAGCACCATTACCGTGAACGACGAGTTGTTTGTGAACGAGGGTTTTGCACCGCTGGTTGAATTCAAGGATGGCGACACGCCGCAGGCGGCGTTCGACCTCACTGCGGTCCATGGCAAAAACCTCAAGGGCGCCAAGCGGACGTTTGTGAAGGAGGGCCCGGCCGCGCTGGTAATTGCCGACTCGATCGAAATCTCCGAAACGACAAAGACGGTCACCTGGCAGCTCATGACCACGGCGGAGGTCGAGGTTGTGGATGGGGGCGCCGTATTGCGGCAGGCTGGCAAGACCCTGAAGGTGGAAAACATGACACACCCGCAGCATTCCATGTCGGTGGTGCCGCTCGATCCGCCGCCGCTGGAGCTGGATCGCCGGATCGAAGGCCTGAAGCGGCTGGAGCTGCGTCTTCCCGCCCGTGCGGCAAGCCAGCGGCTAATCAACCTGAAGGTTCGCTTGTCCGCGATGGACTAG
- a CDS encoding HigA family addiction module antitoxin, with amino-acid sequence MIPTNRIATHPGLILLNEFLQPLGISQKALAEHIGIPVQRVNEIVRGKRGVTPDTAWLLSEALSTSPEFWLNLQTTHELSKQRPQKHIQPLAKPA; translated from the coding sequence ATGATCCCGACAAACAGAATAGCGACCCATCCGGGCTTGATCCTTTTGAACGAGTTCCTGCAACCGCTGGGCATCAGCCAAAAGGCGCTGGCGGAGCATATCGGCATTCCGGTGCAACGGGTGAATGAAATCGTTCGCGGCAAGCGTGGCGTAACGCCGGACACGGCCTGGCTACTCTCTGAAGCGCTTTCCACTTCGCCTGAGTTCTGGCTGAACCTCCAGACCACCCACGAACTATCCAAACAACGCCCACAAAAACACATCCAACCGCTTGCAAAGCCGGCGTAA
- a CDS encoding type II toxin-antitoxin system RelE/ParE family toxin — MSIIQQALYKLDLLNAATSLEDLRSPPGNRLEALKGDYKGFHSIRINSQWRIVFRWQEVNATDVAIVDYH; from the coding sequence GTGAGCATCATCCAACAGGCCTTGTACAAACTTGATTTGTTGAACGCCGCAACGTCGCTGGAGGATCTGCGCTCCCCACCCGGAAACCGGCTGGAAGCCCTGAAAGGTGATTACAAAGGATTCCACAGCATACGCATCAATTCGCAATGGCGGATTGTTTTCCGATGGCAGGAAGTGAATGCAACCGACGTAGCCATCGTCGATTATCATTAG
- the tyrS gene encoding tyrosine--tRNA ligase — protein MNIEEQLDFLASRAVDFINRDDLKKKLEKCAAEGRGLRVKYGADPSAPDIHLGHVVGLNKLREFQDAGHTVVFIIGDFTGMIGDPSGKSATRPALSKEQVAKNAESYKEQVFKILDPEKTEVRFNSEWLGEMKFEDVIRLTAHVTVAQLLARDDFSKRYADNRPISLVEFLYPLVQAYDSVMVEADIELGGTDQLFNLLLGRELQKVMGQEPQCVMTLPLIEGLDGVQKMSKSLHNYVGVDEAPRDMYGKLMSVPDDLMWKYFEYILCWPKDKVQETHAKVAGGELHPRVVKDMLGQEVVARFIGADEAKAASEEFTRIFAQKELPDEIPEVVVPAEEIGLLNLMVLAGLCKSNGEARRLVKQGAVKINDEKVDDERAQIIPEDGMIIRSGKRGFAQVTIG, from the coding sequence ATGAATATTGAAGAACAATTGGATTTTCTGGCATCGCGCGCCGTTGATTTCATCAACCGCGACGACCTGAAGAAAAAGCTCGAGAAATGCGCCGCCGAAGGGCGTGGCTTGCGCGTGAAATATGGCGCCGACCCGTCCGCTCCGGACATCCACCTCGGCCACGTGGTCGGGCTCAACAAGCTTCGCGAATTCCAGGATGCCGGCCACACCGTCGTCTTCATCATCGGCGATTTTACCGGCATGATCGGCGACCCCTCGGGCAAGTCGGCCACGCGCCCCGCGCTCTCGAAGGAGCAGGTGGCGAAAAATGCCGAGAGCTACAAGGAACAGGTGTTCAAGATTCTCGACCCGGAAAAAACCGAAGTCCGCTTCAACTCGGAGTGGCTTGGGGAAATGAAGTTCGAAGATGTGATCCGCCTGACCGCCCACGTTACCGTGGCGCAATTGCTCGCCCGCGACGACTTTTCCAAGCGCTATGCGGATAACCGTCCGATTTCGCTGGTGGAGTTCCTCTACCCGCTCGTGCAGGCCTACGATTCCGTGATGGTCGAGGCCGACATCGAGCTCGGCGGTACCGACCAGCTGTTCAACCTGCTGCTCGGTCGCGAGCTGCAGAAGGTGATGGGGCAGGAGCCGCAGTGCGTCATGACCCTCCCGCTGATCGAAGGCCTCGATGGTGTCCAGAAAATGTCGAAGAGCCTCCACAACTATGTGGGAGTCGATGAAGCGCCGCGCGACATGTACGGCAAGCTCATGAGCGTTCCGGACGATCTGATGTGGAAATATTTCGAATACATCCTCTGCTGGCCGAAGGACAAGGTGCAGGAAACCCATGCAAAGGTCGCCGGAGGCGAGCTGCACCCGCGCGTCGTGAAGGATATGCTCGGCCAGGAAGTGGTTGCGCGCTTCATCGGAGCCGACGAGGCGAAGGCCGCCTCGGAAGAATTTACGCGCATCTTTGCGCAGAAGGAATTGCCGGATGAGATTCCGGAAGTGGTCGTGCCCGCCGAAGAGATCGGCCTGCTGAACCTGATGGTTCTGGCCGGCCTCTGCAAAAGCAACGGCGAGGCCCGGCGCCTCGTCAAGCAAGGCGCGGTGAAGATCAACGACGAAAAGGTAGACGACGAACGCGCGCAAATCATACCCGAGGACGGAATGATCATCCGTTCCGGCAAGCGCGGCTTCGCTCAAGTGACGATTGGATAA